The following nucleotide sequence is from Candidatus Zixiibacteriota bacterium.
CGCCCGCGATTTTTTGACCGAGTTTACCCGACATAAACGACCTCTGTTGCACGAATGTCTTTCCTCCGAATCCCATGAAGGCGAGAAGAAGCAACAGCTGCCCAACTGCGGCCGGTTCAAGGATAACAGTATATTGGCCATCAGGAAGCGCCGCCGGGGCGCGGGAGGTTACCGCTTTTTCTGTGGCGGTTTTGGCAACATGGGCAACATTCAGTTTTGAAGCATCCGGGTTGTACTCAATCGCCCACCCGGAGATATTGTCTTTTCCGGAGACGGTGGCGGAAAGCTGGGCGCTATTGCCGACAAAATACCGTCTGGCCCCAAGACTGTTGGCTACCGCCAGCGCTTTCGTCTCCAGACGAATCGCCCCGGAGCCTTCGAGATTTCCTTTCCTGCCGACATTGGCGATATGCTGGACCGCTTCGGCACGTTTGTCCGGTCCGAAAGAAGCGGTGCCCTCCGAAAGAGAATTCTCTGCGACCGGAGTCGTATCCGGGGGAGGGAAGGAGGCAAATTTTTCGTCAGGCAAAGTGTAATCCAGCATGGCGGCGCCGCGGGCGACAACGCTCTTCAGGCCTTCCTCGCTGATATCTCCGGTCACAGCCACCGATACTTTCTTATCTCTTGCCGTCCGGAGATACAGAATGGTCTCTTCGGTATCGATATTCTGATGTATTTTCGATTCGGCGAAGCGGGTGAGGCTGAGACGGTTTTTCTCGAGAACCGCCTCGGCCATATCTGCCTTAGTCAGGGAAAGAACTTTCTCCAGAAGAGTCAACGCCTGGTCTTTGGAAATCATTGCCTTAACCTCCCACCTGAACATTGGTGAAGCATGCCGGTGACGTCCCCTGCCCGGTGCGGGCATTCTGTCCCGGTTCTCCTTTTCCGCAGTTGGGCACCCCCCAGACCCGGTAGGAATTTTTGTCGGCGACAGCAATGCAGTTGTTCCAGAAATCGGTGGTGCAGCCGGAGTAGGTAGGGTTCTTTATCGGAGTAGTAAGTTTGCCGCCCTTTATCAGCCAGCCGATTTCGCACCCGAATTTGAAAAACTTCCGCTCGTCATCAATCGACCAGGAATTGACCGTGTCCATAAAGATGCCGTCGTCGATGCCGGCAAGAATATCTTCAAACGATTTCTCGCCCGGTCTGAGGTTGATATTGGTCATCCTGATAAGCGGCAGGTTTCCCCAGCCGTCAGCGCGCATGGCGCCGGTCGATGACAGATTGAGACGAGCCGCGGTTTCCCGCGAGGAGAGATAGTTCACCAGAATGCCGTTTCTAATCAGTTCCACTTCTTTAGCCGGCACTCCCTCATCATCATAGCCATAGGAGCCAAGCCCATGGAGCGCGGTCGGGTCGCTGGTTATGGTGATGATATCGGAGGCATATTTCAGCTTCCCCAGCTGGTCGGCCGTGGCAAAGGAAACGCCGGAGAAATTCCGCTCGGAGCCAAACACCCGGTCCAGTTCCAAAGGATGTCCGACCGATTCATGAATCTGCAGCGACATCTGGTCGCCGGAGAGAAGAAGAGTGGTAGTTGTTTCGGGGCAAGGTACAGCCGATTGAAGCATCGTGACTTCTTCTACAAGGCGGGGAATCGCCTCTTTCATTTTCAGTTCTTCAAGGAGTTCAAATCCCTTGCATTCATACTGACCGGATGATGAGGGGAAAGAGCGTTCGTATCGTTCCCGGTGTGATTTGGTCATGCCGAGAGATAATCCCGCGCCGGTCTGGATAATGACCTGGCTTACCCGGCTGCCTTCACTGGAAACGAAGTACTTGTCAAGTTTGCGGAAGCCGGCGAAGCAACTGCGGGAATTTATTTTATCGCCGCCGGTGGAAGCGATAGCGGCATCAAGGTCGGCAAGAAAACTGATTTTTTGGTCCAGCGGAAGTGTGAAAGGGTCAATTTCGTGGGGCGAAAGATAACTGCCGACCGACGGTTCAAGCGGGGCAAGGGCAGTTTTCTGCCGGTTGACCGAGGCTGAGGCGGAAGCGATTTCGGCGGCGAGAGCCGCTTTCTCCCTTATGGAGGTTTCGGTAAAAATATCCGTTGCCGCAAAACCCCACCCGCCGTTTTTGAGTATCCGGATACCGATACCGTACGAGCTCGCCTGTTCAATCGGCTCGACTCGACCGTCGGATATAGAGATATTCTCATCCTCGAGCCGCTCCACTCTGACATCGGCATATTCTGCCCCCAGTTTCTTGCAATGGTCAAGCGCCAGAGCTGCCGCTTTTTCTTTGTCCATCATGCCATTCCTTTAGAGATAAACCATGCGGTTGTTTCTATCATTGGCTTACATTCGCTTCACTGGCGTCTGCGAGTCCTTTTACGCCGCTTTCTCGTTTGAGTTTTC
It contains:
- a CDS encoding TldD/PmbA family protein encodes the protein MISKDQALTLLEKVLSLTKADMAEAVLEKNRLSLTRFAESKIHQNIDTEETILYLRTARDKKVSVAVTGDISEEGLKSVVARGAAMLDYTLPDEKFASFPPPDTTPVAENSLSEGTASFGPDKRAEAVQHIANVGRKGNLEGSGAIRLETKALAVANSLGARRYFVGNSAQLSATVSGKDNISGWAIEYNPDASKLNVAHVAKTATEKAVTSRAPAALPDGQYTVILEPAAVGQLLLLLAFMGFGGKTFVQQRSFMSGKLGQKIAGDNFTVIEDPTDPDFKAIPFDYEGVARKKVPLIENGIASGVVYNSYYAGLGGTVSTGHALPPNNSYGPYPKCMVVAGGESSIEEMIRNTERGILITHFWYLNFLNPMRTMVTGTTKDGTFLIENGAVKSAVKNMRTNQSILEAFSNIYAISKERVVYPQYSVLMKVPAMQIGNFNLAAEEEEESKC
- a CDS encoding TldD/PmbA family protein, which translates into the protein MMDKEKAAALALDHCKKLGAEYADVRVERLEDENISISDGRVEPIEQASSYGIGIRILKNGGWGFAATDIFTETSIREKAALAAEIASASASVNRQKTALAPLEPSVGSYLSPHEIDPFTLPLDQKISFLADLDAAIASTGGDKINSRSCFAGFRKLDKYFVSSEGSRVSQVIIQTGAGLSLGMTKSHRERYERSFPSSSGQYECKGFELLEELKMKEAIPRLVEEVTMLQSAVPCPETTTTLLLSGDQMSLQIHESVGHPLELDRVFGSERNFSGVSFATADQLGKLKYASDIITITSDPTALHGLGSYGYDDEGVPAKEVELIRNGILVNYLSSRETAARLNLSSTGAMRADGWGNLPLIRMTNINLRPGEKSFEDILAGIDDGIFMDTVNSWSIDDERKFFKFGCEIGWLIKGGKLTTPIKNPTYSGCTTDFWNNCIAVADKNSYRVWGVPNCGKGEPGQNARTGQGTSPACFTNVQVGG